One Oceanivirga salmonicida genomic window carries:
- a CDS encoding DEAD/DEAH box helicase yields the protein MSKKTFEELGLSNDTLKAVKAKGFEAPSEIQAMVIPELLKERTHLIGQAQTGTGKTAAFALPILELLEPTKKVKAMILAPTRELAVQVAEEIYSLKGDKDIKVLSVYGGASIETQLRSLKRGVDIVVGTPGRIMDMMRKRALILDDLEYFILDEADEMLNMGFIDDIKDILSKTNDEKKMLFFSATMPKEILNIAKEFMPGHKIMKVKNKELTTALTEQIYFEVRPNDKFEALCRVLDSRPDFYGIVFCRTKHDVDEITKKLKARSYDAECIHGDVTQNMREKTLDLFKTKILNVLVATDVAARGIDVSDLTHVINYSIPQEAEAYVHRIGRTGRAGKKGIAITFVSSREASQLAKIKKHTKSDIRKEKVPNVNDILESKKEYLLANIEEIIKENDFTKYLDLARKMLNEKNAETVLAAFLRHVYDEEFLKEKYTEIKETTVHLEDNTRLFIALGARDNMNVKSLLELINKKANVPGRKVRDIKIMDKFSFVTVPLKEAEDIMNAFNGDKSKKPLVEVSNSSGSSKKSGNRDRGDRRGNSRSRDNKGSKGSRDNKGSRGSRGSKKY from the coding sequence ATGAGTAAAAAAACATTTGAAGAATTAGGATTAAGTAATGATACATTAAAAGCAGTTAAGGCAAAAGGATTTGAAGCACCATCAGAAATACAAGCAATGGTTATACCAGAACTTTTAAAAGAGAGAACACATTTAATAGGACAAGCACAAACAGGAACAGGTAAAACTGCTGCATTTGCACTTCCTATATTAGAATTATTAGAGCCAACTAAAAAAGTTAAGGCTATGATATTAGCGCCAACTAGAGAATTAGCAGTACAAGTTGCAGAAGAAATTTATTCTTTAAAAGGTGATAAAGATATTAAAGTATTATCAGTTTATGGTGGAGCCTCTATTGAAACACAATTAAGAAGTTTAAAAAGAGGTGTAGATATAGTAGTAGGAACACCAGGTCGTATTATGGATATGATGAGAAAAAGAGCATTAATATTAGATGATTTAGAATATTTTATTTTAGATGAAGCTGATGAAATGCTTAATATGGGATTCATTGATGATATTAAAGATATATTATCAAAAACAAATGATGAAAAGAAAATGTTATTCTTCTCAGCAACTATGCCAAAAGAAATATTAAACATAGCAAAAGAATTTATGCCAGGTCATAAAATAATGAAGGTTAAAAATAAAGAATTAACAACGGCTTTAACTGAACAAATATACTTTGAAGTAAGACCTAATGATAAATTTGAAGCTTTATGTAGAGTATTAGATTCTAGACCAGATTTTTATGGTATAGTATTTTGTAGAACTAAGCATGACGTTGATGAAATTACAAAAAAATTAAAGGCTAGAAGTTATGATGCAGAATGTATACATGGAGACGTTACTCAAAATATGAGAGAAAAAACTTTAGACTTATTTAAAACTAAGATTTTAAACGTATTAGTTGCAACTGACGTGGCTGCTAGGGGAATAGACGTATCAGATTTAACACACGTAATAAATTATTCTATACCACAAGAAGCGGAAGCATATGTTCATAGAATAGGTAGAACAGGTCGTGCTGGTAAAAAAGGTATAGCAATTACTTTTGTAAGTTCAAGAGAAGCTAGTCAATTAGCAAAAATTAAAAAACATACTAAATCTGACATTAGAAAAGAAAAAGTACCTAATGTAAATGATATTTTAGAATCTAAAAAAGAATATTTACTGGCTAATATAGAAGAAATAATTAAAGAAAATGATTTCACTAAGTATTTAGATTTAGCAAGAAAAATGTTAAATGAAAAAAATGCTGAAACAGTTTTAGCAGCATTTTTAAGACATGTTTATGATGAAGAATTTTTAAAAGAAAAATATACTGAAATTAAAGAAACAACTGTACATTTAGAAGATAATACAAGATTATTTATAGCATTAGGTGCAAGAGATAATATGAATGTTAAGAGTTTATTAGAATTAATAAATAAAAAGGCTAATGTACCAGGTCGTAAAGTAAGAGATATTAAAATTATGGACAAATTCTCTTTTGTAACTGTTCCTTTAAAAGAAGCGGAAGATATTATGAATGCATTTAATGGAGATAAATCTAAAAAACCATTAGTTGAAGTATCAAATAGTAGTGGATCATCTAAGAAATCTGGAAACAGAGATAGAGGAGATAGAAGAGGAAATAGTAGAAGTAGAGATAATAAGGGAAGCAAAGGAAGTAGAGATAATAAAGGTAGCAGAGGTAGCAGAGGAAGTAAAAAATATTAA